Proteins encoded within one genomic window of Bacillus thuringiensis:
- the exsF gene encoding exosporium protein ExsF produces MFSSDCEFTKIDCEAKPASTLPAFGFAFNASAPQFASLFTPLLLPSVSPNPNITVPVINDTVSVGDGIRILRAGIYQISYTLTISLDNVPVAPEAGRFFLSLNTPANIIPGSGTAVRSNVIGTGEVDVSSGVILINLNPGDLIQIVPVELIGTVDIRAAALTVAQIS; encoded by the coding sequence ATGTTCTCTTCTGATTGCGAATTTACTAAAATCGATTGTGAGGCAAAACCAGCTAGTACACTACCTGCCTTCGGTTTTGCTTTCAACGCGTCTGCACCTCAGTTCGCTTCATTATTTACACCACTACTATTACCTAGCGTAAGTCCAAACCCAAATATTACTGTTCCTGTAATAAATGATACAGTAAGTGTCGGAGACGGCATCCGAATTCTACGAGCTGGTATTTATCAAATCAGTTATACATTAACAATTAGTCTTGATAATGTACCTGTTGCACCAGAAGCTGGTCGTTTCTTCTTATCATTAAATACACCAGCTAACATAATTCCTGGATCAGGTACAGCGGTTCGTTCTAACGTTATTGGTACTGGTGAAGTAGACGTATCCAGCGGTGTTATTCTTATTAACTTAAACCCTGGTGACTTAATTCAAATTGTACCAGTCGAGTTAATTGGAACTGTAGACATCCGTGCTGCAGCACTAACAGTTGCACAAATTAGCTAG